The following coding sequences are from one Oncorhynchus kisutch isolate 150728-3 linkage group LG23, Okis_V2, whole genome shotgun sequence window:
- the LOC109885556 gene encoding WD repeat-containing protein 91-like isoform X2 — protein MKADKVDKIVDRLQLFIHNFDLNGLKDYWGYLDQRLFCRLEDIFRPEVTKLQTSLFRYYFVYGVQLKNHEKTQELSQRQAQELQGQSEWRDWFILPFITCPRAGDRFKC, from the exons ATGAAAGCAGACAAG GTGGACAAGATCGTTGATCGCCTTCAGCTGTTCATCCATAACTTTGACCTGAATGGCCTGAAGGACTACTGGGGTTACCTGGACCAGAGACTGTTCTGTAGGCTAGAAGACATCTTCAGACCAGAAGTCACCAAGCTACAGACCAGTCTCTTCAGATACTATTTTGTTTATGGTGTACAG ttaaAGAACCATGAGAAGACCCAGGAGTTGTCCCAGCGTCAGGCTCAGGAACTGCAGGGTCAGTCAGAGTGGCGTGATTGGTTCATCCTGCCGTTTATCACCTGTCCCCGAGCAGGGGACAGGTTTAAATGTTAA
- the LOC109885556 gene encoding WD repeat-containing protein 91-like isoform X1 — translation MKADKVKGFRVDKIVDRLQLFIHNFDLNGLKDYWGYLDQRLFCRLEDIFRPEVTKLQTSLFRYYFVYGVQLKNHEKTQELSQRQAQELQGQSEWRDWFILPFITCPRAGDRFKC, via the exons ATGAAAGCAGACAAGGTGAAAGGTTTCAGG GTGGACAAGATCGTTGATCGCCTTCAGCTGTTCATCCATAACTTTGACCTGAATGGCCTGAAGGACTACTGGGGTTACCTGGACCAGAGACTGTTCTGTAGGCTAGAAGACATCTTCAGACCAGAAGTCACCAAGCTACAGACCAGTCTCTTCAGATACTATTTTGTTTATGGTGTACAG ttaaAGAACCATGAGAAGACCCAGGAGTTGTCCCAGCGTCAGGCTCAGGAACTGCAGGGTCAGTCAGAGTGGCGTGATTGGTTCATCCTGCCGTTTATCACCTGTCCCCGAGCAGGGGACAGGTTTAAATGTTAA